A genomic region of Saccopteryx bilineata isolate mSacBil1 chromosome 1, mSacBil1_pri_phased_curated, whole genome shotgun sequence contains the following coding sequences:
- the CSDC2 gene encoding cold shock domain-containing protein C2, translating to MTSEPTSPPVVRPLHSPKSPVWPTFPFHREGSRVWERGSVSSRDLPSPLPTKRTRTYSATARASAGPVFKGVCKQFSRSQGHGFITPENGSEDIFVHVSDIEGEYVPVEGDEVTYKMCPIPPKNQKFQAVEVVLTQLAPHTPHETWSGQVVGS from the exons ATGACTTCTGAGCCCACATCACCCCCAGTCGTGCGCCCACTCCACTCCCCTAAGTCCCCAGTCTGGCCCACCTTTCCCTTCCACCGAGAGGGCAGCAGGGTCTGGGAGCGGGGCAGTGTTTCATCTCGGGACCTTCCCAGTCCCCTTCCCACCAAACGGACCAGGACGTATTCTGC GACAGCCCGTGCCTCGGCTGGCCCTGTGTTCAAGGGCGTCTGCAAGCAGTTCTCACGCTCACAAGGCCATGGCTTTATCACCCCTGAGAATGGATCAGAGGACATCTTCGTGCATGTGTCTGA CATCGAGGGAGAGTACGTCCCAGTGGAGGGTGACGAGGTGACCTACAAGATGTGCCCCATCCCGCCCAAGAACCAGAAGTTCCAAGCTGTGGAGGTGGTGCTCACCCAGCTGGCCCCACACACTCCCCACGAGACGTGGTCCGGCCAGGTCGTGGGCTCCTAG
- the PMM1 gene encoding phosphomannomutase 1: MTAEGSRRRDRVLCLFDVDGTLTPARQKIDPEVAAFLQKLRSRVQIGVVGGSDYSKIAEQLGEGDEVIEKFDYVFAENGTVQYKHGQLLSKQTIQNHLGEELLQDLINFCLRYMALLRLPKKRGTFIEFRNGMLNISPIGRSCTLEERIEFSELDKKEKIREKFVEALKTEFAGKGLRFSRGGMISFDVFPEGWDKRYCLDSLDQDSFDTIHFFGNETSPGGNDFEIYADPRTVGHSVVSPQDTVQRCREIFFPETAHEA; encoded by the exons ATGACGGCTGAGGGCTCCCGAAGGAGGGATCGCGTCCTCTGCCTGTTTGACGTGGACGGGACGCTCACGCCGGCTCGCCAG AAAATTGACCCTGAAGTGGCTGCCTTCCTGCAGAAGCTGCGAAGTAGGGTGCAGATCGGTGTGGTGGGCGGCTCTGACTACTCTAAGATCGCTGAGCAGCTGGGAGAGGGGGATGAAG TCATCGAGAAATTTGATTATGTGTTTGCCGAGAATGGAACAGTGCAGTATAAGCATGGACAACTGCTCTCCAAGCAG ACCATCCAGAACCACTTAGGGGAGGAACTGCTACAGGATTTGATCAACTTCTGCCTCCGCTACATGGCCCTGCTCAGACTTCCCAAGAAGCG TGGAACCTTCATCGAGTTCCGGAATGGCATGCTGAACATCTCACCCATCGGCCGGAGCTGCACCCTGGAGGAGCGAATTGAGTTCTCCGAATTGGACAAG aaggagaagatCCGGGAGAAGTTTGTGGAAGCTCTGAAAACTGAATTTGCCGGCAAAGGGCTGAGGTTCTCCCGAG GAGGTATGATCAGCTTTGATGTCTTCCCTGAGGGCTGGGACAAACGCTACTGCCTGGACAGCCTGGACCAAGACAGCTTTGACACCATCCATTTCTTTGGGAATGAGACCAGCCCC GGTGGGAACGACTTTGAAATCTATGCTGACCCCCGGACTGTGGGCCACAGCGTGGTCTCCCCTCAAGACACAGTGCAGCGATGTCGTGAGATCTTTTTCCCAGAGACAGCCCATGAGGCATGA